Proteins encoded by one window of Leptolyngbyaceae cyanobacterium:
- a CDS encoding MBL fold metallo-hydrolase codes for MPTTDSTNGNVCRELSEDSFQFTVTGQLCAIEDVLYLVCVDETRFRVAQKQNEWQEGQLYQWRVIPSTDSTGQVSLLSLVSGNAIAIPTQDLQEDICYFIGRVLQVGRRNPSVQFKVKRPEEKALKLTLLNSINFDFKVSQLVQVQARRIGNELHIFAAQPIEETPENTNIVTQEPEKINSLTPSSPPPPPDDIAIAALVEKTKESGWEIAPAVRRRSGWEWEAAIPETGQRARVYVRGKRVKVYQYPSSLSIHPGRRLVSDEIAKQSEITDEIEPKNDRLIVRPLGAARGIGASCFQVAIGPYEIVMDCGTRPKGYDPLPALDHLKNPDLLLITHAHQDHLGAVPVFHNRFPGTRMICTAGTREIAHVMLQDCLKIQQLNEDFPQLFDEDDLERTLFALETQPIGVDFEPLPGLQVRFINAGHIVGAACIYLRYGDRSLFYTGDYNTTSSRTTEGLKLADLPTADILITESTYGADTHPNRKSQESALLEAIAEVVTKGGNVLIPAFALGRAQEIILAIRTSALFHKLKIPIYVDGLVRAVTDVFRDNLSFLPQSVQNFAQQKQEPFFEPNCPSPVIPITSPKERPLAMAQPSVIIASSGMLTGGPSIYYATSLLERENSAIFISGYTDEESPGRLLQGLKTGDTVNLEGKELTVRSQIKRFNLSAHADKVGLTQVIHRVNPKHLILIHGSQDALHELSRAGELQQKYYIHIPSVGDAIEYGQVPEKMSRSKLVQMDLPAEFEVVIDAEVEGAWLRIPESVVESDPRWQMLAANGIIRAKWEGFHLKLSPLSQRHIVIEEAVASGEDCCAICQFFAAGKCQGEDSPLLGMQVDPTGKCLEFMRRGSNAQNIKIEMEDMDEDEDIGDEDEDSLMMSDD; via the coding sequence ATGCCTACAACAGACTCTACCAATGGCAATGTTTGTCGGGAATTATCGGAAGATAGTTTTCAGTTTACCGTCACTGGGCAGTTGTGCGCGATCGAAGACGTGCTGTACCTAGTTTGCGTGGATGAGACGCGCTTCCGAGTTGCTCAAAAACAGAATGAGTGGCAGGAAGGACAACTGTATCAGTGGCGCGTCATCCCCAGTACTGATTCTACCGGTCAAGTGTCGCTGTTAAGTTTGGTGAGCGGAAATGCGATCGCTATACCTACCCAAGATCTTCAAGAGGATATATGTTACTTCATCGGTAGAGTACTCCAAGTGGGTAGGCGCAATCCATCTGTTCAATTTAAAGTAAAAAGACCGGAAGAAAAAGCCTTAAAATTAACTTTGCTTAATAGCATTAATTTTGATTTCAAAGTAAGTCAACTAGTGCAAGTGCAAGCACGTCGCATCGGAAATGAATTACATATTTTTGCTGCACAACCTATTGAAGAAACTCCAGAAAATACTAATATAGTAACTCAAGAACCAGAAAAAATTAACTCCTTAACTCCCTCATCCCCTCCACCGCCACCAGATGATATTGCCATCGCTGCACTAGTTGAAAAAACGAAAGAATCTGGTTGGGAAATTGCACCAGCAGTCCGTCGCCGCAGTGGATGGGAATGGGAAGCGGCGATACCAGAAACCGGACAACGGGCTAGGGTATATGTACGCGGAAAAAGAGTGAAAGTTTATCAATATCCTTCTTCTTTATCGATTCATCCCGGCAGAAGATTAGTGTCAGATGAAATCGCCAAACAATCAGAAATAACTGATGAAATTGAACCGAAAAATGATAGATTAATAGTCAGACCTTTGGGAGCAGCGAGGGGAATTGGTGCTTCTTGTTTTCAAGTTGCGATCGGCCCTTATGAAATTGTCATGGATTGCGGCACCAGACCGAAAGGTTACGATCCTCTACCAGCATTAGATCATCTCAAAAATCCCGACTTATTATTAATTACTCACGCACACCAAGATCACTTAGGTGCAGTACCCGTTTTTCACAATCGATTTCCCGGTACGCGGATGATTTGTACGGCGGGTACGCGAGAAATTGCTCACGTCATGTTGCAAGATTGTTTAAAAATTCAACAATTAAATGAAGATTTCCCCCAATTATTTGATGAAGATGATTTAGAGCGAACTTTATTTGCTTTGGAAACTCAACCGATTGGCGTTGACTTTGAACCTTTACCGGGATTGCAAGTCAGGTTTATCAATGCCGGTCATATCGTAGGCGCTGCTTGTATTTATCTGCGATATGGCGATCGCTCTCTATTCTATACTGGTGATTACAATACCACTTCCAGTCGCACTACAGAAGGATTGAAATTAGCAGATTTACCCACAGCAGATATCCTGATTACCGAGTCAACTTATGGGGCAGATACTCATCCGAATCGGAAATCTCAAGAATCGGCATTATTGGAAGCAATTGCAGAAGTTGTCACCAAAGGCGGTAACGTTTTAATACCTGCTTTTGCATTAGGAAGGGCGCAAGAAATTATCTTGGCAATTCGCACTTCTGCTTTATTTCATAAATTGAAAATACCCATTTATGTAGATGGATTAGTGAGAGCAGTTACCGATGTTTTCCGAGATAATTTAAGTTTTCTTCCTCAGTCAGTACAAAACTTCGCCCAACAAAAACAAGAGCCATTTTTCGAGCCAAATTGTCCTTCTCCCGTCATCCCAATTACATCTCCCAAAGAACGACCTTTGGCAATGGCGCAACCGAGTGTAATTATTGCTAGTTCGGGGATGTTAACTGGTGGCCCTTCAATTTATTATGCTACTAGTTTGTTAGAACGAGAAAACTCTGCTATCTTCATTTCTGGTTACACTGATGAAGAAAGTCCCGGTCGTTTATTGCAAGGATTAAAAACCGGGGATACGGTAAATTTAGAAGGAAAAGAGTTAACTGTTCGATCTCAAATCAAGCGATTTAATTTAAGCGCCCACGCGGATAAAGTAGGTTTAACCCAAGTAATTCATCGGGTAAATCCTAAACATTTGATTTTGATTCACGGTTCCCAAGATGCGTTGCACGAACTATCCCGCGCTGGGGAATTACAACAAAAATACTATATTCATATTCCCAGTGTGGGAGATGCGATCGAATACGGACAAGTACCAGAAAAAATGTCCCGTTCCAAACTCGTTCAGATGGATTTACCTGCCGAATTCGAGGTAGTAATTGACGCAGAAGTAGAAGGTGCTTGGTTAAGAATACCAGAATCAGTAGTAGAATCAGACCCCCGTTGGCAAATGTTAGCTGCGAATGGCATAATTCGCGCTAAATGGGAAGGTTTCCACTTAAAATTAAGTCCCCTTTCCCAAAGACATATAGTAATTGAAGAAGCTGTTGCATCTGGCGAAGATTGCTGCGCGATATGTCAATTTTTTGCTGCTGGAAAATGTCAAGGAGAAGATAGTCCTCTGTTAGGAATGCAGGTAGATCCAACTGGTAAATGTTTGGAGTTTATGCGAAGAGGTAGCAACGCTCAAAATATAAAGATAGAGATGGAAGATATGGATGAAGATGAGGATATAGGAGATGAGGATGAGGATTCATTGATGATGTCTGATGATTGA
- a CDS encoding AAA family ATPase → MQTITIENFGLVKYFTAEVKDVMLLIGPQASGKSTISKVIFFFKEIKDELMRFIYEVSPKELEHPINSFSLRLKQKFTDCFGLTTHLPNFVMKYDYSNTKSTIISLDDKSYIKITFNENILDELNLIFQEVREYNNKTSRYQSSYTALNALLEVEAEKRAYLKLVENRVINLFEEVRSTLFIPAGRSLLSTLADQIPFIVIEPYTLDFFMKSFGEKINRLKPSFKDSLTELVEQKKNLTEQDIDFDKVNLAIKLTREILKGEYKFERNRERIYFNEEEYVKLQYASSGQQEVIWVLLLIFRYILDREKVFIVFEEPEAHLYPETQESIVQLIGLVANVENNQVIVTTHSPYILSSFNNLLYAYQLGVERVDTEPEDIAKIIDRNLWIDPERTAAYSIAGKHYESIIDEDLKLIQAEKIDSASRLINDKFNELFKFDN, encoded by the coding sequence ATGCAAACAATTACTATAGAAAATTTCGGCCTTGTGAAGTATTTTACAGCAGAAGTTAAAGATGTAATGCTGTTGATTGGCCCACAAGCTAGCGGTAAAAGCACTATTAGCAAGGTAATTTTTTTCTTTAAGGAAATCAAAGATGAATTGATGAGATTTATCTATGAAGTGAGTCCAAAAGAACTGGAGCATCCCATTAATTCGTTTTCATTACGTTTAAAACAAAAATTTACAGATTGCTTTGGACTAACCACACATCTTCCTAACTTTGTAATGAAATATGATTATTCAAATACGAAATCTACAATAATTTCACTAGATGATAAATCTTATATAAAAATTACCTTTAACGAAAATATTTTGGATGAACTAAATTTAATTTTCCAAGAGGTGCGAGAGTATAACAACAAAACATCAAGGTATCAAAGTAGTTATACCGCCTTGAACGCTCTTCTAGAAGTGGAAGCTGAAAAAAGAGCTTATCTCAAATTGGTAGAGAATCGTGTTATTAATTTATTTGAAGAAGTAAGAAGTACATTATTTATACCAGCAGGTAGAAGTCTTTTATCAACTTTGGCCGACCAAATACCGTTTATAGTTATAGAGCCTTATACTTTAGATTTCTTCATGAAGTCTTTTGGCGAAAAAATAAATCGATTAAAGCCTTCTTTTAAAGATAGTTTAACTGAACTAGTTGAGCAAAAAAAGAATTTGACAGAACAAGATATTGATTTTGATAAAGTTAACTTAGCTATTAAGCTAACCAGAGAAATTTTAAAAGGTGAGTATAAATTTGAGCGAAATAGGGAAAGAATTTATTTTAATGAAGAAGAATATGTTAAATTACAATATGCTTCATCAGGTCAACAGGAAGTTATTTGGGTTTTGCTTTTAATATTCAGGTATATTTTAGATAGAGAGAAAGTATTTATAGTTTTTGAAGAACCAGAAGCTCATCTTTATCCAGAAACGCAAGAAAGTATAGTTCAACTTATAGGATTAGTCGCTAATGTGGAAAACAATCAGGTAATTGTGACTACTCATAGCCCTTATATTCTATCATCTTTTAATAACCTTTTGTATGCTTATCAGCTTGGTGTAGAACGAGTTGATACTGAGCCAGAGGATATTGCCAAAATTATCGATCGCAATCTTTGGATCGATCCAGAACGTACTGCGGCTTACTCGATCGCAGGCAAACATTACGAATCAATTATAGATGAAGATCTCAAACTTATTCAAGCGGAAAAAATAGATAGTGCTTCGCGCCTAATTAATGATAAATTTAACGAATTATTTAAGTTTGATAATTAA
- a CDS encoding DUF924 family protein codes for MSRVDEILNFWFGSSDEPGYGKPRAVWFTKDGEFDEKVRSQFLSDYNLAASGQLDRWQNLPLSCLALIILLDQFPRNMFRGNPKAFATDSQALTCAQHAVAQKFDSQLIPVQRCFIYLPFEHSENLEHQQQAVALFEQLRHYPDTASDIDYAYQHLEIIQRFGRFPHRNQILGRETTPEEAAFLKQPGSSF; via the coding sequence ATGTCGCGAGTTGATGAAATTCTCAATTTTTGGTTTGGTAGTTCTGATGAACCTGGTTATGGAAAACCGCGCGCGGTTTGGTTTACTAAAGATGGGGAGTTTGATGAGAAAGTGCGATCGCAATTTCTCTCCGACTATAACTTAGCCGCATCCGGTCAGCTAGATCGCTGGCAAAATTTACCTCTTAGCTGTCTCGCACTGATAATTTTACTAGATCAATTCCCTCGCAATATGTTTCGAGGTAACCCAAAAGCTTTCGCCACGGACTCCCAAGCACTTACTTGTGCACAACACGCCGTTGCACAAAAATTCGATTCCCAATTAATCCCCGTACAGCGTTGTTTTATCTACTTACCTTTCGAGCATAGCGAAAACTTAGAACATCAACAGCAAGCTGTGGCATTATTTGAACAGTTGCGCCACTATCCTGATACGGCTTCTGATATTGATTATGCGTACCAACATTTAGAAATAATCCAACGTTTTGGCAGATTTCCCCATCGCAATCAAATTTTAGGACGAGAGACAACACCGGAGGAAGCAGCATTTCTTAAGCAACCCGGATCGTCTTTTTAA
- a CDS encoding S-(hydroxymethyl)glutathione dehydrogenase/class III alcohol dehydrogenase gives MKVKAAVAHSPKQPLSIEMVDLEGPQEGEVLVEIKATGVCHTDAYTLSGADPEGLFPAILGHEGAGVVVEVGSGVKSLKVGDRVIPLYIPECRHCKFCLSGKTNLCQAIRETQGRGVMPNGTSRFSLNGKMLHHYMGTSTFANYTVVPEIALAKIREDAPFEKVCLIGCGVTTGIGAVINTAKVQVGDNVVVFGLGGVGLNVIQGAKLAGANMIIGVDINPDKKALAEKLGMTHFVNPKEVEGDLVPYLVNLTGGGADFAFECVGNVKIMRQALECCHKGWGTSVIVGVAGAGEEISTRPFQLVTGRTWKGTAFGGAKGRRDVPKIVDWYMEGKIIIDDLITEILPIEDINKAFDSMHAGKTIRSVITF, from the coding sequence ATGAAAGTAAAAGCAGCCGTCGCCCATAGTCCCAAACAACCATTATCCATTGAAATGGTTGACTTAGAAGGGCCACAAGAAGGAGAAGTGCTAGTTGAAATCAAAGCCACTGGCGTATGTCACACGGACGCCTATACCCTCTCAGGTGCCGACCCCGAAGGACTTTTTCCCGCTATTTTAGGTCATGAAGGGGCGGGAGTCGTGGTAGAAGTGGGTTCTGGCGTGAAAAGTCTTAAAGTTGGCGATCGCGTAATTCCCCTCTATATCCCGGAATGTCGCCACTGCAAATTCTGCCTTTCCGGTAAAACCAATCTCTGCCAAGCCATTCGGGAAACGCAAGGACGAGGAGTAATGCCCAATGGAACTAGCCGTTTTTCCCTGAATGGCAAAATGTTACATCATTATATGGGAACTTCTACCTTTGCTAACTACACGGTAGTACCGGAAATTGCCTTAGCCAAAATTCGGGAAGATGCACCTTTTGAGAAAGTTTGCTTAATTGGTTGTGGCGTAACAACTGGGATTGGTGCTGTTATCAACACTGCCAAAGTACAAGTCGGTGACAATGTAGTCGTGTTCGGACTGGGAGGAGTTGGTCTGAACGTAATTCAAGGTGCTAAACTAGCTGGCGCTAATATGATAATCGGTGTCGATATCAACCCAGATAAAAAAGCATTAGCCGAAAAGTTGGGAATGACTCATTTTGTCAACCCCAAAGAAGTAGAAGGTGATTTAGTTCCTTATTTAGTAAACTTAACTGGTGGCGGTGCTGATTTTGCTTTTGAGTGCGTTGGTAATGTGAAAATCATGCGCCAAGCACTAGAATGCTGCCACAAAGGATGGGGTACTTCGGTAATCGTTGGGGTTGCTGGTGCAGGGGAAGAAATTTCTACTCGTCCGTTCCAATTAGTTACCGGACGCACTTGGAAGGGAACCGCTTTTGGCGGTGCAAAAGGTAGAAGAGATGTACCGAAAATTGTTGATTGGTACATGGAAGGTAAGATTATTATCGATGATTTGATTACGGAAATCTTGCCGATCGAAGATATCAATAAAGCTTTCGATTCCATGCACGCAGGTAAGACTATTCGCAGCGTAATTACGTTTTAA
- a CDS encoding MBL fold metallo-hydrolase: MTNEGIFVHQFELGPWDNFIYLIGDRPSRTCAVVDPAWDAPTILEEAAKLDVKITHILCTHSHFDHVNRVNEILEATDAPVHMMGEEIDFSGFKCENLVRHSPGDTISIGDHLEITMMHAPGHTPGCTCYRIKDALVTGDTLFVNGCGRCDFVGGDPVVMFYTLQDLVNKLPRNTTMYPGHNYGDTPTATLDMQLQTNPYLRLPTVEDFVSHRMEGKKPNTPLPPEPKWHPSQK; the protein is encoded by the coding sequence ATGACAAACGAAGGAATTTTTGTTCATCAATTTGAGTTAGGGCCGTGGGATAATTTTATTTATCTGATTGGCGATCGGCCCAGTCGTACTTGTGCGGTAGTTGACCCGGCTTGGGATGCACCGACTATTTTAGAAGAAGCGGCAAAACTGGATGTCAAAATCACTCACATTCTTTGTACTCACAGTCACTTCGATCACGTTAACCGGGTTAATGAAATTTTAGAAGCGACTGATGCGCCAGTTCACATGATGGGAGAAGAAATTGATTTTTCTGGTTTCAAATGTGAAAATTTGGTGCGTCATTCGCCGGGGGATACGATTTCGATTGGCGATCATTTAGAAATTACCATGATGCACGCGCCCGGTCATACGCCTGGGTGTACCTGTTATCGAATTAAAGATGCTTTGGTAACGGGAGATACTTTATTCGTCAATGGTTGCGGACGCTGCGATTTTGTGGGTGGCGATCCGGTGGTGATGTTTTACACTCTCCAAGATTTGGTAAACAAACTGCCTCGCAATACTACTATGTATCCCGGTCACAATTACGGAGATACGCCGACAGCTACTCTGGATATGCAGTTACAAACTAATCCTTATTTACGGCTACCAACGGTGGAGGATTTTGTCAGTCATCGAATGGAAGGGAAAAAACCAAATACGCCGCTTCCGCCAGAACCGAAATGGCATCCCAGCCAAAAGTAA